Genomic DNA from Clavibacter michiganensis:
GCGATGGTGGCGCCGTAGACGACGCCGTCCACCGGCCCGTCGAAGTGGCGGCGCGCGACCCAGAAGATGAGGAGCAGCCCGATCGCCTTCGCGGACTCCTCGACGACGGGCGCCTGGACCGCCAGCTGCAGGAACTCCGTGTAGCGCGTGGGCACGCCGATCGCGAGGCGCGCGTACTGCGCGACGAGGTCGAAGAGGAGCGCGATGGCCACCGACGCGGCCGCGCCCCACAGCAGCGCGAACAGCAGGGCCAGCCGGGGCTCGGGCTCCCACCGGTCGACCCAGCGGATGGCGAGGAGCACGCCGGCGAGCGGGATGAGGGCGAGGAGCGCGCAGATCGCGACGGCCTGGACCCCGAGGCTGAGCACGAGGTACGCGGCGACGACGAGGCCGACGAGCAGCAGGACGGCGACGCCCACGACGCCGAGCACGGCCGACGCGGTGATGCGCGAGGGCGCGTGCGCCGTCGGCAGCTCCATGGACGGCGGCGGGGAGGTCGGCGAGGGACGGTGGACGGTCACGGGGACGGACGGGTCGGTCACGACGGCCCTCTCTTCGGCGGATCGGCGTCGCCAGCCTACTGGCGGGGTCGGCGGCCGTCGGGGGCGGCGTCGCACGCGGACACGAGGGGCGCGACGCGGGCCGTTCAGGCCGCCTTGCCGGGGTTGAGGATGCCCTGCGGGTCGAAGACGCGACGGATCCCGGCGGCCAGCCCCATGACGTCGTCGCCCAGCTCGTCGGCGAGCCAGCGCCGCTTGAGGAGGCCCACGCCGTGCTCGCCCGTGAGCGTGCCGCCGAGGTCGACGGCCGCGCGGAAGAGGAGGTCGGCCGCGCGCCAGACGTCGTCGGGGATGCCGGTCGCGTCGCCGTCGGGCGTGGTCGGGTCCTCCGGGATGCAGAAGTTCGGGTGCAGGTTGCCGTCGCCCGCGTGCGCGACCGTCGGGATCCGGAGGCCCGTCTCGCGCTCGATCTCCCGGATCCGCGCGAGCATGTCGGCGAGGCGCGAGCGCGGCACAGCCACGTCCTCGATGAGCACGCGGCCGCGGGCGGCGAGCGCGGGGTGGAAGGCGCGGCGGATGGCGAGGAGGCGCTCGCCCTCGTCGGCGTCGTCGGTCACGTCCGCGGTGCCGCCGCCCGCCGCGACGACCTCGACCACGCGCGCGGCCTCGTCGGCGGCGTCGGGTCCGTCGCAGCGCACGAGCAGGTGGGCGGATCCGCGCGTGGAGTGGTCGGTGCCGAGGAACGCGTCGATGGCCTCCAGCGCGTCCGCGTCGAGCAGCTCCATGGCGGCGGGCCGGATGCGCGCGGCCGTGATCGCGGACGACGCGGCCGCCGCCGAGGTGGAGTCGGGGAAGAAGGCGGCGACCGTCGACGGCGTCGCGGTCGGCAGCGGGCGGAGGCGCACGGTCGCCCGCACGATGACGCCGAGCGTGCCCTCCGAGCCGATCATCAGCGCGGTGAGGTCGTAGCCCGTGACGCCCTTGACCGTGCGGTGGCCCGTGTCGATCACGCGGCCGTCCGCGAGCACGACCGTGAGCGCGAGGACGGCCTCGCGGGTCACGCCGTACTTGGCGCACAGGAGGCCGCCCGCGTTGGTGGCGATGTTGCCGCCGATGGTGGAGATGGCCTTGCTCGCGGGATCCGGCGAGTACCAGAGGCCGAGCGGGGCGAGCCGGGCGTTGAGGTCGTCGTTGAGGACGCCGGGCTCCACCACCGCGAGCTCGTCGGCCTCGCTGACCTCGAGGATCCGGTCCATGCCGCGCACCGAGAGCACGATCTCGCCCGCGGTCGCCGTGGCGCCGCCCGCGAGGCCCGTGCCGGCGCCGCGCGTGACGACGGGCGTGCCGGTGGCGCTCGCGATGCGGAGGGTCGTGACGACATGATCCACCTCGGTCGCGCGCACGACGGCGATCGGGTCGGCGGGGCTGCGGTAGCCGGAGCGGTCGGAGCGCGCGTCCTCGAGGGAGGCCGGGTCGGTGTCGACGACGTCGCCGAGGGCCCGGACGAGCTCGGCGCGGACGGCGTCGGCCCCCGCGTCCGAGCCCGCGTCGGCGGAGGGGGTGTGGACCTCGTCGTCGATCATGCGATCCACCCTAGGTCGCGCGCCCGTCGTGGTCGGGGGCGTCGGGCAGGCTGGTCGCATGGACTCCCCCGGCGCCGC
This window encodes:
- a CDS encoding FAD-binding oxidoreductase produces the protein MIDDEVHTPSADAGSDAGADAVRAELVRALGDVVDTDPASLEDARSDRSGYRSPADPIAVVRATEVDHVVTTLRIASATGTPVVTRGAGTGLAGGATATAGEIVLSVRGMDRILEVSEADELAVVEPGVLNDDLNARLAPLGLWYSPDPASKAISTIGGNIATNAGGLLCAKYGVTREAVLALTVVLADGRVIDTGHRTVKGVTGYDLTALMIGSEGTLGVIVRATVRLRPLPTATPSTVAAFFPDSTSAAAASSAITAARIRPAAMELLDADALEAIDAFLGTDHSTRGSAHLLVRCDGPDAADEAARVVEVVAAGGGTADVTDDADEGERLLAIRRAFHPALAARGRVLIEDVAVPRSRLADMLARIREIERETGLRIPTVAHAGDGNLHPNFCIPEDPTTPDGDATGIPDDVWRAADLLFRAAVDLGGTLTGEHGVGLLKRRWLADELGDDVMGLAAGIRRVFDPQGILNPGKAA